The DNA segment GGATCTGCGCGGCGACAGCGCGGATTCGAGCTGCGGCATGTCGGCATCGCCGACTAGAATCTTACGCGGCTTCGTGCCTTCGGCCGCTCCGACAACGCGATATTCTTCAAGTATCTTCATGAGCCGGACCGCCCGCGGATGCCCCACTTTGAGTTCGGCCTGCAGCAGGGCCACCGACGCCATCTGCCGGTCGACGATGATCCGCGCGGCGTCCAACGCGAGCTCGTCCGCCGGACCGTTGCCGTCTTCTTCCACTTCTGTGAGCTCAAAATCGAGACGGTTCTCCGGATCATCTTGATCCCGCCAGAACTCGCAAAGCCGCTCGATCTCGTCGCCCGTGACCATGGCGCCTTGGACCCGCACCGGCTTCGGCGCGTCGATGGGTAGATAGAGCATGTCGCCGCGCCCGAGCAAACGCTCGGCGCCGACCATGTCTAAAATGGTGCGCGAATCCACCTGCGACGACACAGCAAACGCGATGCGCGATGGGATATTGGCTTTGATGAGGCCCGTGATGACGTCGACCGACGGGCGTTGCGTGGCGAGCACCAGATGGATCCCGGTGGCTCGCGCCAACTGGGCGATGCGGCAGATGCTGGTTTCCACACGCGTCGGCGCGACCAGCATGAGGTCGGCCAATTCGTCGATGACGACGACGATATACGGAAGCTTGTCATCGGGAAACTCGGCGTTGTATTCTTCGATCTTCCGCACGCCGGCGCGCGCGAATCGCTCGTAGCGTGAATCCATCTCGCGCGTGAGCTCGTACAGCGCGCCCGCCGCGAGCTTGGGATCGACGATGCAGTCCTTTATGAGATGGGGGATGCCGTTGTACTCGATCAACTCGACACGCTTCGGATCGATGAGGAGCAACTGCACTTGGTCGGGCGTGCACGTGGAAAGCAATGACGCGAGGATGACGTTGAGGCAGACGCTCTTGCCGGCGCCGGTCGCCCCCGCGACCAGCAAGTGCGGCATGCGCGCAAGATCGGCCACGATCGGACGGCCGGTGATATCCTTGCCCAGCCCGATCGACAGCTTGCCTTCTATCTTCGGCAGAAAATCGAGGATTTCGCGAATGGCAACGATCGACACGGCGCTGTTGGGCACTTCGATGCCCACTGCCGACTTGCCGGGGATCGGCGCTTCGATGCGCACGCTCTGTGCGGCGAGCGCGAGTTGGATGTTGTCGGACAGCGACTTGATGGCGCTGACCTTCACGCCTGTGCCCGGCGTCAACTCGTAGCGCGTGACGCTCGGGCCGCGTTCGATGTGCGTGACGCGCGCACTGATGCCAAACGATGCGAGGGTTTCTTCGAGCAATTTGGCGGCGCTGGTCTCGTCGTGCACGCGCTTCTCGGGCGGATTGAAAAGCGCGAAATCGGGCAGCCGGTAGCCGCCCGGGTTCACAGCTTGGCGCGCTGTTTTTGGAACCGGCGCGACTTTTTCTACAGGTTCGGCTTCAATGATTTTTGCGAGCGGCCTGAGCTGTTCGGCGGGCGCGGATTCGACCACATCCGCGAGCGGAATACCCGAGTCGACCGGCGCGGCTTCCACAACTTGAGATTGGTAGAGGTCGAGCTTGACCGGCTCTTTGTAGCGGTCGACCGGAATGCTTCCACCGGCATTTGGCCGCTTGATCGCAGCCGCGCCCGCGCCGATGAGCGCGCCGGCTTTGACGCCCGCCTTCGCTGCGCCGACGGCCGCGGCGCCAAGCACGCGTTTGAGCGAAATGCCGGTAGGCGCCACGATGAAGGCGACCAGTCCGAATATCAAGATCACGTTCGCGCCGATGCCGCCGACCAGCCACGTCAGACCGTGCGCCATCGCGTTGCCGGCGAAGCCGCCGCGCGCGCCCGTGCCGAACATGGCATCGAGCACCAAAAATTCGGCGATCGCGCACCCGGCGAACAGCGCCATCATCCGCGGTACGTGCAATTCGAGGAAAATGATCACGGCCACGGTGGCAAGCGCGAGAACGAGTATCCAGGCGGCGCCGCCGAACCACGCGTGCAGCGTTGCGTTGATCGTGGGTCCTATCGATCCGGACTTCCCGGTCGGCAGCTCAATAGCCAATGACAGCAGTATCGCGATGCAGAGCAATCCGATTCCGAGGATTTCCAGATTGAGCGTGAGGCCCGGCAATGGGTCGACGCGGCGCGATTTGGCGGGCGTTTTCACGCGGCTCACGGCTGGATGACCATTCGTACGGGTGTTCGATAGATGCTTAAATCCCGCCTTCGTACGAACGCGAGCGGCGGTCGTAGTGCCATTCTGTAGGAGGGCAAGCAACGCTTGCCCTTCGCAAAAAATGGGTGAGCGCTGCTCACTCTCCTACACTAAGAAGAAAATGGGCAAGCGATGCTTGCCCTAGTACTTATCGAGATTTCGGGTCGAGCGCGTCGCGCAGACCATCTCCAAGTAGATTGAAGCCCAACACGGTCACGGATATCGCCATGCCCGGGAAGAGCAGCGCCCACGGCGCGGACAGCCAATAGTCGCGCGCATCGTTGAGCATGGAGCCCCACTCAGCGGTCGGCGGCTGGATGCCCAGACCCAAGAACGACAGCCCTGCCGAATCCAATTCCGCCGTGCCGACACCCAACGTAGCCTGCACGACGAGCGGCGCCAGTATGTTCGGCAGCACGTACTTGAAGAGCATCGAGAAAATGCTGTTGCCGATGGCGCGCGCCGCTTCGACGTACTCCATCTCCTTCACCGACAGCACCGACGCGCGCGCGATCCGGGCGTAGACCGGAATGCCCACGATGCCGACGGCGATGAACAACTTCACGACGTCGGACACGCGCGTGTCCAGGATGGCGGACACGGCGATGGCGAGGATGATGCTTGGAAACGCGAGCATCACATCCATGAAGCCCATCAAGACGGAATCGAGCCAGCCGCCCCAAAACCCGGCCACCACGCCGACCACGGTTCCGATGAGCAGACCGATGCCGACCGACACGAAGCCGATCTCCACCGATAGCCGCGCTCCGAAGACCAAACGCGTGAAGATATCGCGCCCGAGTTTGTCGCTGCCGGCTAGGTGCGCAAACGATGGCGCCAAAGCGGTCGCGGAGAGATCCTGCGCGATAGGGTCGCGGTGTTGCGTGATGACCGGCGCGAAAACCGCGCATACCGCAAGCACGACGATGATCGTCAGCCCGATCAGCGCCGACGGGCTCCTGCGAAAGCGCCGCCACGTATCGGTCCATACCGACGTGTACGGCGCATCGCCGAACTCTGCGCCGGCGAGCGCCGGCGCTACGAAGGCCACCGCCTGCTAGATCTCCATGACGACGGGCACGATCATCGGCCGCCGCTTGGTGCGATCGTACACGAACTTCGACAGTCCTTTATGGATGTGTTCGCGGATCGCGGTCCATTCCGTCAGGCCTTTGGCGGCGCCTTCCTCGATGATGCCGCGCGCTTCGCGTCGCACCTCATCTAAAACGCCGTCGCTTTCGGACGCCTGATCGAATGTGAATCCGCGCGAGACGATGTCGGGACCGGCAAGCACTTTGCCGTCGACGCTATCGATGCTCACCGTCACGATGATCATGCCGTCGCCCGAGAGATGGCGGCGGTCGCGCAGCACGACCTGGCCGACGTCGCCTACGCCCAGTCCGTCGACGTACACCGGGCCTGCGGCCGTCTTACCCACCTTCGCGGCCTTGCCGTTCTCCGTGAATTCGATGACGTGACCGTTCTCGACGACGAAAACGTCGTCGGGATGGATGCCGGTCTTTTGCGCCAGCCGCGCGTGCTGCACGAGCATGCGATATTCCCCGTGCACGGGGATGAAATATCGCGGTTTGGTGAGGTTGAGCATGAGCAGCAGCTCTTCTTGGCAGCCGTGTCCGGAGACGTGCGCCATGCGGTCTTTGCCGTAGATGACGTTGACACCCAACTTGAACAAGTTGTTGATGGTGCGGCCGATGCTGCGCTCGTTTCCCGGAATGGGCGTGGCCGAGATGATGACCGTATCGCCGCGCACCAGTTTGATCTTGCGGTGGTCGCGGGCGGCCATACGCGTCAGCGCCGACATGGGCTCGCCCTGGCTGCCCGTGGTGCAGATCACGATGCGCTCGGGCGGATGCGAATCGATTTCGTGCTCGCGGATGAGCTGACCGGGCGCGATGGTGAGGTACCCGTGCTCCATCGCGATGTTCGAAACGTTGAGCATGCTGCGGCCGACGAAACACACCTTGCGGCCATGGCGTGCGGCGGCGTCCACCGTTTGCTGCAAGCGCGGAACGTTGGAGGCGAACATCGTGACGATGATGCGCCCTTCAGCGCGAGCGAAGATGTCCGCGAACGTCTCGCCGACGACGCGTTCCGAGAGTGTGTGGCCGGGGATTTCCGAGTTGGTCGAGTCGGAGCACAGCAGCAGGACGCCTTCATCTCCGTAACCGGCAAGCGCGGCGATATCGGTGGGCTTGCCGTCGATCGGCGTTTGATCGAATTTGAAATCGCCGGTATGGACGACGGTGCCAAGCGAGGTGCGCAAAGCGATGACGCACGCTCCCGCCACGCTATGCGTGATGTTGCTGAAGTGCGCGTCGATCTGGCCGACCCGTACGGTTTCGCCGGCCTGGACCGTGATGGTCTCGACGCTGGCCAGCTTGTGTTCTTTGAGTTTGCCGCGCAAGAGCGCGAGCGTGAAATCGGTGCCGTAGACGGGCACCTTGAGCTGAGCGAGAAAATACGGCACGCCTCCGATGTGGTCTTCGTGCGCGTGCGTGAGCAGCAAACCGCGGATCTTGCGCTTGCGCTCGAGCAGATAGGTGATCTCGTCGATGACAAGATCCACCCCGAGCATCTCTTCTTCGGGGAACTGTACCCCTGCGTCTACGACGAGGATATCGTCGCGGGTCTCGTAGACCGTCATGTTGCGGCCGATCTCGCCGCAGCCGCCTAAGGGGATGACCCGGAGATAATCTTGATCGCGGGGCGGCTCGGGCAACGGATTGTTCGCGTCGCGGGGACCCGCGGCGGGGAAATACTCATGTAGCATGGGACGTTGCTTAGCCATCGGCCCAAAACGCCCCCGCCGCGTTGTTGCGGTTTGCCGCAGCGGGCCAACGCTAGAACTTTTCGATGGCCCAATGCAACGCGGTAGGCCGCAGCGCTGCCGGACAGAGCAACTCCACGCGGCGAGATTCGCCCGCGCCGATATTGCTAACTGCTACCGACGCCGTGGACTCTCGGCCGTCGCCGTACGCGAGGTGCGCCACGAGCACTCCCGAGAATTGCGTGGACGAACGATTGCGAACTATGGAACGAATGATGGGGCTGCCGAGAAAATCCACATCGACGATTGTGGGGCCGATAGCCAGCGGGCCGGTCATCGTGGGTTCGCGTACGGCGAGCAAAGGCGATTCGGTTGACGCGGCGGCGATGAAATCCTCGAGTTCCGTTTCGCGCCGTATCAAAGCCGCGATGATCGCTAGGCGGACCACTCGCCGGCGCTCGATGCGTTCGGCCGCGATCGATAATTCGCGAGGCGGCGGAACGCGGTGTTTACGCTTTGGTTTGGCGGCGATCGCCGTTCCGATGACGGCGGCTGCGACGAGGCTAATCATGGCGACCGTTTCACTCGGGGCCCTGGGCCGGGAAATGGCTCTGCGGCCGAGGGCCGCACGTTGTCGAACCTCGATGGAAAAGGGTCTTGACACGCCACCGTCGCTTTTGTATTATAGGCTTGTCCTAAACCACTAAGACAATGAGACAGGATTCTAGACGAGTTGCTCTTCCATCTAGACGGCAGCAGTAGCATCCCGGTGTACGTGCAACTCCGAGAACAGGTTCTTCATGCGATATCCCGCGGACAACTCAGGCTTGGCGACCAACTCCCGACCGTACGCGAAGTCGCCGTCGCTTTGGCCATCAATCCGAATACGGTGAACCGCGCATACGCCGATTTGGAACGTGAGGGCGTCCTCGTGAGCCGGCGCGGCCGCGGTACGTTCATCGCGGGCGGCGGCCGTGTGGAAGACGATGCCGCGCGCGCGACGCGGCTCAAAGACATTGCGCGCCGCGCGCTAGGTGAGACGCGCGCATTCGGCTTCGCGCAGGATGAACTTCTCGCCGCCATCGCGCAGGTAGCGCGCGAAGATCACGGAGGTTGACACCATGCCCGTAATCGCGCCGCCCGCCAATGCGCCAAAGACCGCTTCAGCTCCGAGCGGAGCAGTCAATCAGTCAGGACAGTCGATACACTTCGGAAATCCCGTATCGTGGCTTCTCGCCATCATCCTGGCGTTTGCGGGCACGATCGCAACCGCGATGACCAGCAATCCGGCTTGGTTCATCGCCGGAATGATCGCCGCTATCGTGATCGTGGTCGTGCTGCAGATCGCGCTGGTGTGGGAACGCGCCGTGGTGCTGCGGTTCGGGCACTTCCGGTCGCTCGCGGGGCCTGGCGTGTTCTTCCTTATACCTGCCGTGGATACGATCGCCGCGTGGATCGATCAGCGCGTGCAGACCAGTACGTTCACCGCCGAAGAAACGCTCACCAAGGACACGGTGCCGGTCGACGTGGATGCGGTGCTGTTCTGGGTGGCCTGGGATGCCAAGAAAGCCGCCGTCGAAGTCGCATCGTATCGCGACGCGATCGGCTGGGCCGCGCAGACCGCGCTTCGTGACATCATCGGCACGACCGACCTCTCCGACCTCTTGTCCAACCGCCAAGCGGTGGACGACAAGCTTGCGCACACCATCGACGCGCGGACGACGCCGTGGGGCATCACCGTGCAGTCTGTGGAGATCCGCGACATCAAGATACCTGAAAATCTCCAAGACGCTATGTCGCGAAAGGCGCAGGCGGAGCGCGAACGTGAGGCGCGCGTCATCCTCGGCGACGCCGAACGCCAGATCGCCGCTTCGTTCATGGAAGCGGCCAAACAGTACGAAGGCAACAACGTCGCGCTGCATCTTCGTGCGATGAACATGCTGTACGAAGGATTGAAGGAACGCGGCGCGATGATCGTCGTGCCCAGCACGGCTGTCGAGACCATGGGTCTCGGCGCGATCACCGGCTTGTCCGCGATGGCCGGCATGTCGCCGTCGTCGAATCCGGTCGGACCATCGCCAAATATGCCGGGAGGAAATCCATGACCGCAGTTGCCCTCATCGCGGCCGCGATGCTCGCCGCGTCGCCTGCACCG comes from the Candidatus Eremiobacteraceae bacterium genome and includes:
- a CDS encoding DNA translocase FtsK, producing MSRVKTPAKSRRVDPLPGLTLNLEILGIGLLCIAILLSLAIELPTGKSGSIGPTINATLHAWFGGAAWILVLALATVAVIIFLELHVPRMMALFAGCAIAEFLVLDAMFGTGARGGFAGNAMAHGLTWLVGGIGANVILIFGLVAFIVAPTGISLKRVLGAAAVGAAKAGVKAGALIGAGAAAIKRPNAGGSIPVDRYKEPVKLDLYQSQVVEAAPVDSGIPLADVVESAPAEQLRPLAKIIEAEPVEKVAPVPKTARQAVNPGGYRLPDFALFNPPEKRVHDETSAAKLLEETLASFGISARVTHIERGPSVTRYELTPGTGVKVSAIKSLSDNIQLALAAQSVRIEAPIPGKSAVGIEVPNSAVSIVAIREILDFLPKIEGKLSIGLGKDITGRPIVADLARMPHLLVAGATGAGKSVCLNVILASLLSTCTPDQVQLLLIDPKRVELIEYNGIPHLIKDCIVDPKLAAGALYELTREMDSRYERFARAGVRKIEEYNAEFPDDKLPYIVVVIDELADLMLVAPTRVETSICRIAQLARATGIHLVLATQRPSVDVITGLIKANIPSRIAFAVSSQVDSRTILDMVGAERLLGRGDMLYLPIDAPKPVRVQGAMVTGDEIERLCEFWRDQDDPENRLDFELTEVEEDGNGPADELALDAARIIVDRQMASVALLQAELKVGHPRAVRLMKILEEYRVVGAAEGTKPRKILVGDADMPQLESALSPRRS
- a CDS encoding ABC transporter permease, which translates into the protein MAFVAPALAGAEFGDAPYTSVWTDTWRRFRRSPSALIGLTIIVVLAVCAVFAPVITQHRDPIAQDLSATALAPSFAHLAGSDKLGRDIFTRLVFGARLSVEIGFVSVGIGLLIGTVVGVVAGFWGGWLDSVLMGFMDVMLAFPSIILAIAVSAILDTRVSDVVKLFIAVGIVGIPVYARIARASVLSVKEMEYVEAARAIGNSIFSMLFKYVLPNILAPLVVQATLGVGTAELDSAGLSFLGLGIQPPTAEWGSMLNDARDYWLSAPWALLFPGMAISVTVLGFNLLGDGLRDALDPKSR
- a CDS encoding ribonuclease J, which translates into the protein MAKQRPMLHEYFPAAGPRDANNPLPEPPRDQDYLRVIPLGGCGEIGRNMTVYETRDDILVVDAGVQFPEEEMLGVDLVIDEITYLLERKRKIRGLLLTHAHEDHIGGVPYFLAQLKVPVYGTDFTLALLRGKLKEHKLASVETITVQAGETVRVGQIDAHFSNITHSVAGACVIALRTSLGTVVHTGDFKFDQTPIDGKPTDIAALAGYGDEGVLLLCSDSTNSEIPGHTLSERVVGETFADIFARAEGRIIVTMFASNVPRLQQTVDAAARHGRKVCFVGRSMLNVSNIAMEHGYLTIAPGQLIREHEIDSHPPERIVICTTGSQGEPMSALTRMAARDHRKIKLVRGDTVIISATPIPGNERSIGRTINNLFKLGVNVIYGKDRMAHVSGHGCQEELLLMLNLTKPRYFIPVHGEYRMLVQHARLAQKTGIHPDDVFVVENGHVIEFTENGKAAKVGKTAAGPVYVDGLGVGDVGQVVLRDRRHLSGDGMIIVTVSIDSVDGKVLAGPDIVSRGFTFDQASESDGVLDEVRREARGIIEEGAAKGLTEWTAIREHIHKGLSKFVYDRTKRRPMIVPVVMEI
- a CDS encoding GntR family transcriptional regulator, whose product is MLFHLDGSSSIPVYVQLREQVLHAISRGQLRLGDQLPTVREVAVALAINPNTVNRAYADLEREGVLVSRRGRGTFIAGGGRVEDDAARATRLKDIARRALGETRAFGFAQDELLAAIAQVAREDHGG
- a CDS encoding slipin family protein, which codes for MPVIAPPANAPKTASAPSGAVNQSGQSIHFGNPVSWLLAIILAFAGTIATAMTSNPAWFIAGMIAAIVIVVVLQIALVWERAVVLRFGHFRSLAGPGVFFLIPAVDTIAAWIDQRVQTSTFTAEETLTKDTVPVDVDAVLFWVAWDAKKAAVEVASYRDAIGWAAQTALRDIIGTTDLSDLLSNRQAVDDKLAHTIDARTTPWGITVQSVEIRDIKIPENLQDAMSRKAQAEREREARVILGDAERQIAASFMEAAKQYEGNNVALHLRAMNMLYEGLKERGAMIVVPSTAVETMGLGAITGLSAMAGMSPSSNPVGPSPNMPGGNP